One segment of Streptomyces sp. NBC_00576 DNA contains the following:
- a CDS encoding cob(I)yrinic acid a,c-diamide adenosyltransferase, translated as MVNLTRIYTRIGDKGTTALGDMSRVAKTDLRISAYADANEANAVIGTAVALGGLEVEVVKVLTRVQNDLFDVGADLATPVAENPEFPPLRVEQSYIDKLEADCDRFLEDLEKLRSFILPGGTPGAALLHQACTVVRRAERSTWAALEVHAEAMNPLTATYLNRLSDLLFILARTANKAVGDVLWVPGGER; from the coding sequence ATGGTCAATCTGACGCGTATCTACACCAGGATCGGCGACAAGGGCACCACCGCCCTCGGTGACATGAGCCGGGTCGCCAAGACCGATCTGCGGATCTCGGCGTACGCCGATGCCAACGAGGCGAACGCGGTGATCGGGACCGCCGTCGCGCTGGGCGGGCTGGAGGTGGAGGTCGTCAAGGTGCTGACGCGCGTGCAGAACGACCTGTTCGACGTGGGCGCGGACCTGGCGACGCCGGTGGCCGAGAACCCGGAGTTTCCTCCGTTGCGGGTCGAGCAGTCCTACATCGACAAGCTGGAGGCGGACTGCGACCGGTTCCTCGAAGACCTGGAGAAACTGCGCTCGTTCATCCTGCCCGGCGGCACCCCCGGCGCGGCCCTGCTGCACCAGGCGTGCACGGTCGTACGCCGGGCCGAGCGCTCGACATGGGCGGCGCTGGAGGTCCACGCCGAGGCGATGAACCCGCTCACCGCGACGTACCTGAACCGGCTGTCGGACCTGTTGTTCATCCTGGCGCGTACCGCCAACAAGGCGGTCGGGGACGTGCTCTGGGTCCCGGGCGGGGAGCGCTGA
- a CDS encoding DUF5708 family protein, which translates to MSGTTKNLLEGAATLVTGLVLWLFAGDVELPFVTLTKVGVVMMCVGGALLLTGLFQVARSPRGKR; encoded by the coding sequence ATGAGCGGGACGACGAAGAACCTGCTGGAGGGCGCCGCCACCCTGGTGACCGGCCTGGTGCTGTGGCTGTTCGCCGGGGATGTGGAGCTCCCCTTCGTCACCTTGACGAAGGTGGGCGTGGTGATGATGTGCGTCGGGGGAGCACTGCTCCTGACAGGCCTGTTCCAGGTGGCACGCTCACCGAGGGGCAAGCGATAG
- a CDS encoding sensor histidine kinase, which translates to MAPRPPRPHRDDVRIALAGLLGGLLIWGVGLGTRAARDPLVLLDGRWPILLPLVVTAGCELLRRIRPRTGLLVGMAALTVDVVTQGNLATVVMFTDLVYAAVLYGPPATARRVPWITGLLAVAAAIVPFAVWRVPEALLVGVVVGIVAFTPAATGLIVRNHRDAADSARLRAEQTALLAELDRTQAVTSERARMARELHDLVANHLSAIAIHSTAALSIDDPDTSKQALGVIRENSVAGLAEMRRLIGILRDSGGDLEPAAAPTLEGLGALVDGARTNGLDVTLDTDTDHAALPVPVELAAYRIVQESLTNALKHASPGRVTVALTRRDGSLSVAVTSPHEGHDSPRAPGSGAGLVGMRERVSLLGGTFTAGPNGAHWAVRAALPLTEGEDV; encoded by the coding sequence ATGGCCCCGCGACCTCCCCGCCCGCACCGCGACGACGTGCGCATCGCGCTCGCGGGGCTGCTCGGCGGACTGCTGATCTGGGGCGTCGGTCTCGGCACCCGCGCGGCCCGTGATCCGCTCGTGCTCCTGGACGGGCGCTGGCCGATCCTGCTGCCGCTCGTCGTGACCGCCGGCTGCGAACTGCTCCGGCGGATCCGTCCGCGTACGGGCCTGCTGGTCGGCATGGCCGCGCTGACCGTGGACGTCGTCACGCAGGGCAACTTGGCCACTGTCGTGATGTTCACGGACCTCGTGTACGCGGCCGTGCTGTACGGCCCGCCCGCCACCGCCCGCCGGGTCCCCTGGATCACCGGGCTGCTCGCGGTGGCCGCCGCGATCGTGCCCTTCGCGGTCTGGCGGGTGCCGGAGGCGCTGCTCGTCGGTGTGGTCGTCGGCATCGTGGCGTTCACGCCCGCGGCCACCGGTCTGATCGTACGCAACCACCGCGACGCCGCCGACTCGGCCCGGCTGCGCGCCGAACAGACCGCCCTGCTTGCCGAGTTGGACCGCACCCAGGCGGTGACCTCCGAACGGGCGCGGATGGCAAGGGAGTTGCACGACCTGGTCGCCAACCACCTCTCCGCCATCGCGATCCACTCCACGGCCGCCCTCTCCATCGACGACCCGGACACCTCGAAACAGGCCCTCGGCGTCATCCGTGAGAACAGCGTGGCGGGACTGGCCGAGATGCGCCGCCTGATCGGCATCCTGCGCGACAGCGGCGGCGACCTGGAACCGGCGGCGGCCCCGACGCTGGAGGGTCTCGGCGCACTGGTGGACGGTGCCCGCACCAACGGCCTCGACGTCACCCTGGACACCGATACCGACCACGCCGCCCTGCCGGTCCCGGTCGAGCTGGCCGCGTACCGCATCGTCCAGGAGTCCCTGACCAACGCCCTCAAGCACGCCTCCCCCGGCCGGGTCACGGTGGCGCTCACCCGGCGGGACGGTTCGCTGAGCGTCGCCGTGACCAGCCCGCACGAGGGTCACGACAGTCCGCGCGCACCGGGCTCGGGTGCCGGTCTGGTCGGGATGCGGGAGCGGGTCTCGCTGTTGGGCGGCACCTTCACGGCGGGACCGAACGGCGCCCACTGGGCCGTGCGCGCCGCGCTGCCCCTCACCGAAGGAGAAGACGTATGA
- a CDS encoding response regulator transcription factor yields MTAAGAAIRVLVAEDQSAVRAGLVLILGSAPGIEVVGEAPDGEQAVALARELRPDLVLMDIQMPRLDGVSATRQVVAEQLADVLVLTTFDLDEYVFGALRAGASGFLLKNTEAKDLIEAVRTVARGEGLIAPAVTRRLIAEFATGPVREPSAEPAVLDALTRREREVLSCLGEGLSNAEIATRLDMAEATVKTHVSRLLGKLELRSRVQAAVLAQELGV; encoded by the coding sequence ATGACAGCAGCAGGAGCGGCGATCCGGGTGCTCGTCGCCGAGGACCAGTCGGCCGTACGGGCGGGGCTCGTCCTCATTCTGGGCAGCGCGCCCGGCATCGAGGTGGTCGGAGAGGCGCCGGACGGCGAGCAGGCGGTGGCGCTGGCCCGTGAACTACGGCCGGATCTGGTGCTGATGGACATTCAGATGCCGCGCCTGGACGGGGTGTCGGCGACGCGGCAGGTGGTGGCCGAACAGCTCGCCGACGTCCTGGTGCTGACCACCTTCGACCTCGACGAGTACGTCTTCGGGGCGCTGCGCGCGGGGGCTTCCGGCTTCCTCCTGAAGAACACGGAGGCGAAGGACCTGATCGAGGCGGTACGGACGGTGGCGCGCGGCGAGGGGCTGATCGCGCCGGCGGTCACCCGGCGACTGATCGCCGAGTTCGCCACCGGGCCGGTACGGGAGCCGAGCGCCGAGCCCGCCGTCCTGGACGCCCTCACCCGCCGTGAGCGCGAGGTGCTGTCGTGTCTCGGCGAGGGACTGTCCAACGCCGAGATCGCGACCCGCCTCGACATGGCGGAGGCGACGGTGAAGACGCACGTCAGCCGCTTGCTGGGCAAGCTGGAGCTGCGCAGTCGGGTCCAAGCGGCGGTACTGGCACAGGAGTTGGGGGTTTAG
- a CDS encoding glycoside hydrolase family 18 chitinase, translating into MRFGQRCTAGLTTLLLPLAALVGLAGPTQAAAASSSATATYAKTQDWGTGFEGKWTVTNTGTTSISSWTVEWDFPSGTSVTSAWDADVTSSSTHWTAKNKSWNGTLAPGATVSFGFNGSGTGSPANCKLNGGSCSGGTVPGDNTPSAPGTPTASGITNTSAKLSWTSATDDKGIKNYDVLRDGTKVATVTATSYTDTGLTAGTDYSYTVQARDTADQTGPVSGAVAVRTTGGTTNPPTGNKVKLGYFTEWGVYGRNYHVKNLVTSGSASKITHINYAFGNVKDGKCTVDDTYAAYDKAYTADQSVSGVADTWDQPLRGNFNQLRQLKAKYPNIKVLYSFGGWTYSGGFTQAAANPAAFAASCKAVVEDPRWADVFDGIDIDWEYPNACGLTCDTSGAAAFKNLMSALRTTFGANYLVTAAITADGSSGGKIDAADYGGASAYADWYNVMTYDYFGAFDADGPTAPHSPLTSYAGIPAAGFNSADAIAKLKAKGVPAAKLLLGIGFYGRGWTGVTQSAPGGTATGAAPGTYEAGIEDYKILKTSCPATGTIAGTAYAYCGSNWWSYDTPATIAGKMTWAKNQSLGGAFFWEFSGDTSNGELVSAISGGLA; encoded by the coding sequence ATGCGCTTCGGACAAAGATGTACGGCAGGCCTGACGACCCTGCTGCTCCCCCTCGCCGCCCTGGTGGGCCTGGCGGGACCGACACAGGCGGCAGCTGCGTCTTCATCGGCCACCGCGACCTACGCCAAGACCCAGGACTGGGGCACCGGCTTCGAAGGCAAGTGGACGGTCACCAACACCGGTACCACGTCGATCAGTTCATGGACGGTCGAGTGGGACTTCCCCTCCGGTACGTCCGTCACCTCGGCCTGGGACGCCGACGTCACCTCCAGCTCCACCCACTGGACCGCCAAGAACAAGTCCTGGAACGGCACCCTCGCCCCCGGCGCCACCGTCTCCTTCGGCTTCAACGGCAGCGGCACCGGCTCCCCTGCCAACTGCAAGCTGAACGGCGGCAGTTGCAGCGGCGGCACGGTGCCCGGCGACAACACCCCCTCCGCGCCAGGCACTCCGACGGCCTCCGGCATCACCAACACCTCGGCCAAGTTGAGTTGGACCTCGGCCACAGACGACAAGGGCATCAAGAACTACGACGTCCTGCGCGACGGCACCAAGGTCGCGACGGTGACGGCCACCTCGTACACGGACACGGGTCTGACCGCCGGTACGGACTACTCGTACACCGTCCAGGCCCGGGACACCGCCGACCAGACCGGCCCGGTGAGCGGCGCGGTCGCCGTGCGCACCACCGGCGGCACCACGAACCCGCCCACCGGGAACAAGGTCAAGCTCGGCTACTTCACCGAGTGGGGCGTCTACGGCCGCAACTACCACGTCAAGAACCTGGTCACCTCGGGCTCGGCGTCGAAGATCACGCACATCAACTACGCCTTCGGCAACGTCAAGGACGGCAAGTGCACCGTCGACGACACCTACGCCGCCTACGACAAGGCCTACACCGCCGACCAGTCGGTGTCGGGCGTGGCCGACACCTGGGACCAGCCGCTGCGCGGCAACTTCAACCAGCTGCGCCAACTGAAGGCCAAGTACCCGAACATCAAGGTGCTGTACTCCTTCGGCGGCTGGACCTACTCCGGCGGCTTCACCCAGGCCGCCGCCAACCCGGCCGCCTTCGCCGCCTCCTGCAAGGCGGTCGTGGAGGACCCGCGCTGGGCGGACGTCTTCGACGGCATCGACATCGACTGGGAGTACCCGAACGCCTGCGGCCTGACCTGTGACACGTCAGGTGCGGCGGCCTTCAAGAACCTGATGTCGGCGCTGCGTACGACGTTCGGGGCGAACTACCTGGTCACCGCGGCCATCACCGCCGACGGCTCCTCCGGCGGCAAGATCGACGCGGCCGACTACGGCGGCGCCTCCGCCTACGCCGACTGGTACAACGTGATGACGTACGACTACTTCGGCGCCTTCGACGCGGACGGCCCGACCGCCCCGCACTCGCCGCTCACCTCGTACGCCGGCATCCCGGCCGCCGGCTTCAACTCCGCCGACGCCATCGCCAAGCTGAAGGCGAAGGGCGTCCCGGCGGCGAAGCTCCTGCTGGGCATCGGCTTCTACGGCCGCGGGTGGACCGGCGTCACCCAGTCCGCCCCTGGCGGCACGGCGACCGGCGCGGCACCGGGCACATACGAGGCGGGCATCGAGGACTACAAGATCCTCAAGACGTCCTGCCCGGCCACCGGCACGATCGCCGGCACCGCGTACGCGTACTGCGGCAGCAACTGGTGGTCGTACGACACTCCCGCGACGATCGCCGGAAAGATGACCTGGGCCAAGAACCAGTCCCTGGGCGGCGCGTTCTTCTGGGAGTTCAGCGGCGACACGAGCAACGGGGAGCTGGTGAGCGCGATCAGCGGCGGCCTGGCGTAG
- a CDS encoding DUF2550 domain-containing protein — MILALTVCGLVVALALVGLFVFGLRRRLIQRSGGTFDCSLRWDVPEKPDPSGKGWGYGVARYNGDRIEWYRVFSYSPRPRRVLERSSIEVAGRRAPDGEEELALLSDAVVLACVHRGTRLELAMSDDALTGFLAWLEAAPPGQQVNVA; from the coding sequence ATGATCCTCGCTCTGACTGTGTGCGGCTTGGTAGTGGCGCTCGCGCTGGTGGGCCTGTTCGTCTTCGGGCTGCGCCGCCGACTCATCCAACGCTCCGGCGGTACGTTCGACTGCAGCCTGCGCTGGGACGTACCCGAGAAACCCGACCCCAGCGGCAAGGGCTGGGGCTACGGTGTCGCCCGCTACAACGGTGACCGGATCGAGTGGTACCGCGTCTTCTCGTACTCCCCCCGTCCGCGCCGCGTCCTGGAACGCTCGTCGATCGAGGTGGCCGGCCGTCGCGCCCCCGACGGCGAGGAGGAGCTGGCACTGCTCTCGGACGCGGTCGTGCTTGCCTGTGTCCATCGGGGGACGAGACTGGAGCTGGCGATGAGCGACGACGCGCTGACCGGTTTCCTCGCCTGGCTGGAGGCGGCGCCTCCCGGGCAACAGGTGAACGTGGCCTGA
- a CDS encoding F0F1 ATP synthase subunit epsilon, translating into MAAELHVELVAADRQVWSGEATLVVARTTSGDIGVMPGHQPLLGVLESGPVTIRTSDGGTVVAAAHGGFISFADNKLSLLAEIAELADEIDVQRVERELERAKAEGDASAERRADVRLRAVAAR; encoded by the coding sequence TTGGCTGCTGAGCTGCACGTCGAGCTGGTCGCTGCCGACCGTCAGGTCTGGTCCGGCGAGGCCACCCTGGTCGTCGCGCGCACCACGTCCGGCGACATCGGCGTCATGCCCGGTCACCAGCCGCTGCTCGGTGTGCTGGAGTCGGGCCCGGTGACCATCCGTACGAGTGATGGTGGAACGGTCGTCGCCGCGGCGCACGGCGGTTTCATCTCGTTCGCGGACAACAAGCTGTCGCTGCTGGCGGAGATCGCTGAGCTGGCGGACGAGATCGACGTCCAGCGCGTCGAGCGGGAGCTCGAGCGTGCGAAGGCTGAGGGCGACGCCTCTGCCGAGCGGCGCGCGGATGTCCGACTGCGGGCCGTGGCGGCGCGCTGA
- the atpD gene encoding F0F1 ATP synthase subunit beta → MTTTVETAVATGRVARVIGPVVDVEFPVDAMPEIYNALHVEVADPALDGAKKTLTLEVAQHLGDGLVRTISMQPTDGLVRQAAVTNTGTGITVPVGDFTKGKVFNTLGEVLNSDEQYEGERWSIHRKAPRFDELESKTEMFETGVKVIDLLTPYVKGGKIGLFGGAGVGKTVLIQEMIYRVANNHDGVSVFAGVGERTREGNDLIEEMADSGVIDKTALVFGQMDEPPGTRLRVALAGLTMAEYFRDVQKQDVLFFIDNIFRFTQAGSEVSTLLGRMPSAVGYQPNLADEMGLLQERITSTRGHSITSMQAIYVPADDLTDPAPATTFAHLDATTVLSRPISEKGIYPAVDPLDSTSRILDPRYIAAEHYNTAMRVKTVLQKYKDLQDIIAILGIDELGEEDKLVVHRARRVERFLSQNTHVAKQFTGVDGSDVPLDESIVAFNAIIDGDYDHFPEQAFFLCGGIEDLKANAKELGVS, encoded by the coding sequence ATGACGACGACAGTTGAGACGGCCGTTGCCACGGGCCGCGTCGCCCGGGTAATCGGCCCGGTCGTCGACGTGGAATTCCCCGTCGACGCCATGCCGGAGATCTACAACGCCCTTCACGTCGAGGTGGCCGACCCGGCCCTGGACGGCGCGAAGAAGACGCTGACCCTGGAGGTTGCCCAGCACCTGGGTGACGGCCTGGTCCGCACGATCTCGATGCAGCCCACCGACGGTCTGGTCCGCCAGGCCGCGGTCACCAACACGGGTACGGGCATCACCGTCCCCGTCGGTGACTTCACCAAGGGCAAGGTGTTCAACACCCTCGGTGAGGTACTGAACTCCGACGAGCAGTACGAGGGCGAGCGCTGGTCCATCCACCGCAAGGCCCCGCGCTTCGACGAGCTCGAGTCGAAGACCGAGATGTTCGAGACCGGCGTCAAGGTCATCGACCTTCTCACCCCGTACGTCAAGGGTGGAAAGATCGGCCTGTTCGGCGGTGCCGGCGTCGGCAAGACGGTGCTCATCCAGGAGATGATCTACCGCGTCGCCAACAACCACGACGGTGTCTCCGTGTTCGCCGGTGTCGGCGAGCGCACCCGTGAGGGCAACGACCTCATCGAGGAGATGGCCGACTCGGGCGTCATCGACAAGACCGCGCTGGTCTTCGGTCAGATGGACGAGCCCCCGGGCACCCGTCTGCGCGTGGCCCTGGCCGGTCTGACCATGGCGGAGTACTTCCGCGATGTGCAGAAGCAGGACGTGCTGTTCTTCATCGACAACATCTTCCGCTTCACCCAGGCCGGTTCCGAGGTCTCGACCCTGCTCGGCCGTATGCCCTCCGCGGTGGGTTACCAGCCGAACCTGGCCGACGAGATGGGTCTCCTCCAGGAGCGCATCACCTCGACCCGTGGACACTCGATCACCTCGATGCAGGCGATCTACGTCCCCGCGGACGACCTGACCGACCCGGCCCCGGCCACCACGTTCGCCCACCTCGACGCGACGACGGTTCTCTCCCGTCCGATCTCCGAGAAGGGCATCTACCCGGCCGTGGACCCGCTGGACTCCACGTCCCGCATCCTGGACCCGCGCTACATCGCGGCGGAGCACTACAACACCGCGATGCGCGTCAAGACGGTTCTGCAGAAGTACAAGGACCTCCAGGACATCATCGCGATCCTCGGTATCGACGAGCTCGGCGAGGAGGACAAGCTCGTCGTCCACCGTGCCCGTCGCGTGGAGCGCTTCCTGTCCCAGAACACCCACGTCGCCAAGCAGTTCACCGGCGTCGACGGGTCGGACGTACCGCTGGACGAGTCGATCGTGGCGTTCAACGCGATCATCGACGGCGACTACGACCACTTCCCGGAGCAGGCGTTCTTCCTCTGCGGTGGCATTGAGGACCTCAAGGCCAACGCCAAGGAGCTGGGCGTCTCCTGA
- a CDS encoding F0F1 ATP synthase subunit gamma — protein MGAQLRVYKRRIKSVTATKKITKAMEMIAASRVVKAQRKVAASAPYATELTRAVTAVGTGSNTRHPLTTEAETPTRSAVLLLSSDRGLAGAFNSNAIKAAEQLTARLEAEGKEVDTYIVGRRGLAHYNFRERKVVESWSGFTDQPTYADAKKVAAPLIEAIEKETADGGVDELHIVYTEFVSMMTQNAVDGRLLPLRLDEVAAESTGKGEILPLYDFEPSAEDVLDALLPRYVESRIYNAMLQSAASKHAATRRAMKSATDNAGDLITTLSRLANAARQAEITQEISEIVGGTAALADATAGSDR, from the coding sequence ATGGGAGCCCAGCTCCGGGTCTACAAGCGTCGCATCAAATCCGTCACCGCGACCAAGAAGATCACCAAGGCGATGGAGATGATCGCCGCCTCGCGTGTCGTCAAGGCGCAGCGCAAGGTGGCGGCCTCCGCGCCGTACGCGACCGAGCTCACCCGCGCGGTCACGGCGGTCGGTACCGGGTCGAACACCAGGCACCCGCTGACCACCGAGGCCGAGACGCCGACCCGTTCCGCGGTCCTGCTCCTTTCGAGCGACCGCGGTCTGGCCGGCGCCTTCAACTCCAACGCGATCAAGGCCGCCGAGCAGCTGACGGCGCGCCTTGAGGCGGAGGGCAAGGAGGTCGACACGTACATCGTCGGCCGCCGCGGTCTGGCCCACTACAACTTCCGCGAGCGCAAGGTCGTGGAGTCGTGGTCGGGCTTCACCGACCAGCCCACGTACGCGGACGCCAAGAAGGTCGCGGCTCCGCTCATCGAGGCCATCGAGAAGGAGACGGCGGACGGCGGCGTGGACGAACTCCACATCGTCTACACCGAGTTCGTCTCGATGATGACGCAGAACGCGGTCGACGGCCGTCTGCTGCCGCTCCGCCTCGACGAGGTGGCCGCGGAGTCGACGGGGAAGGGCGAGATCCTTCCGCTGTACGACTTCGAGCCGTCGGCGGAGGACGTCCTCGACGCTCTGCTGCCGCGGTACGTCGAGAGCCGTATCTACAACGCGATGCTCCAGTCGGCCGCTTCCAAGCACGCCGCCACGCGCCGCGCGATGAAGTCGGCCACCGACAACGCGGGAGACCTCATCACGACGCTCTCCCGACTTGCCAACGCGGCCCGACAGGCCGAAATCACCCAGGAAATCAGCGAGATCGTCGGTGGCACCGCAGCCCTGGCCGACGCGACCGCGGGGAGTGACAGGTAA